From one Lemur catta isolate mLemCat1 chromosome 5, mLemCat1.pri, whole genome shotgun sequence genomic stretch:
- the LOC123638151 gene encoding LOW QUALITY PROTEIN: TP53-regulated inhibitor of apoptosis 1-like (The sequence of the model RefSeq protein was modified relative to this genomic sequence to represent the inferred CDS: inserted 1 base in 1 codon; substituted 1 base at 1 genomic stop codon) — protein MNSVGDACADMKCEYDQCFNRWFAKKFLKGDSSENPCTDLFKHYQXCVRKXIKEEEIPIEGLGFMGHGKEKPENSS, from the exons ATGAACAGCGTAGGGGACGCTTGCGCAGACATGAAGTGCGAGTACGACCAGTGCTTCAATCGCTGGTTTGCCAAGAAGTTTCTCAAGGGGGACAGCTCTGAGAATCCATGCACCGACCTCTTCAAGCATTACCAGTAGTGTGTTAGAA TAATAAAGGAGGAAGAGATTCCTATTGAAGGACTGGGGTTCATGGGCCATGGCAAAGAAAAGCCTGAAAACTCTTCTTGA